In the Syngnathus scovelli strain Florida chromosome 16, RoL_Ssco_1.2, whole genome shotgun sequence genome, one interval contains:
- the alg1 gene encoding chitobiosyldiphosphodolichol beta-mannosyltransferase → MARPSSSIPLPILIIFALFSLLMAVFCFTGSGIFWPLVSVTVMGLTIMLCCLLRRRDGDSERRVCVLVLGDIGRSPRMQYHSLSLSKHGFQVALVGYLDSLPHRDVLRDDRIQIVPIAEVKGIRGGPKILTYVTKVAIQFAQVLVVLLMLKPHAHILMQNPPGLPGMASAWLTCVLRGSRLLVDWHNYGYTIMALSHGHAHPLVRLAKWYEHVFGPLASQHLCVTKAMKEDLHRNWGINATTLYDRPADIFRETPLEKRHQLFVRLSRAYPAFRHSSDDDDVREKKEKTVFSVRDLDKDTITLKPDRPVLLISSTSWTEDEDFSVLLQALQEYEEFILAGETLPPLICVITGKGPQKEHYVKMIDGLHLEHVKICTPWLEAEDYPVLLGCADLGVCLHKSSSGLDLPMKVVDMFGCCLPVCAIHFQCLEELVKHELNGLIFSNSPQLAQQLKSLLSDFPSSDSKLGTFRRNLRASRGQRWDDNWDQNVLPLLSSLSSSSSR, encoded by the exons ATGGCGCGGCCCTCTTCCAGCATTCCTCTCCCCATTCTAATTATTTTTGCGCTTTTTTCACTTCTGATGGCGGTGTTCTGCTTCACCGGTTCGGGCATCTTTTGGCCGCTGGTGTCGGTGACGGTCATGGGCCTCACGATTATGCTTTGCTGCCTATTGAGGCGGCGGGACGGTGACAGCGAGCGGCGGGTGTGCGTGCTGGTGCTTGGGGACATCGGTCGTAGTCCCCGCATGCAGTATCACTCGCTGTCGCTCAGTAAACATGGATTTCAAGTCGCTCTTGTGGGATATTTAG ACAGCCTACCTCACCGAGACGTGTTGAGGGACGACAGGATTCAAATCGTCCCTATTGCAGAAGTCAAAGGCATCAGAG GTGGTCCAAAGATTTTGACCTACGTGACCAAAGTGGCCATTCAGTTTGCACAAGTTCTGGTGGTTCTACTGATGCTGAAACCACATGCTCACATACTCATGCAG AACCCTCCAGGTTTGCCGGGCATGGCCTCGGCGTGGCTAACGTGCGTCCTCCGAGGCAGCCGCTTGCTGGTCGACTGGCACAACTACGGCTACACCATCATGGCGCTCAGCCACGGCCACGCACACCCCCTTGTGCGCCTCGCAAAGTG GTACGAGCATGTGTTTGGTCCTCTGGCGTCCCAGCACTTGTGTGTGACCAAAGCCATGAAGGAAGACCTGCACAGGAACTGGGGCATCAA CGCGACCACTCTCTACGACAGACCCGCAGACATCTTCAGAGAAACGCCGCTGGAGAAGCGGCACCAACTTTTTGTGAGGCTTTCGCGCGCATATCCCGCCTTTCGGCACAGTAG tgatgatgatgatgttaggGAGAAGAAAGAGAAGACCGTCTTCTCTGTGCGAGACCTTGACAAGGACACGATAACCTTGAAGCCAGATCGCCCCGTGTTGCTCATCAGCAGTACCAGCTGGACAG AGGATGAAGACTTCTCCGTCCTCCTGCAGGCTCTTCAAG AATACGAAGAGTTCATATTAGCGGGGGAGACTCTGCCGCCGCTCATCTGCGTCATCACGG GAAAAGGTCCTCAGAAGGAGCACTATGTGAAGATGATTGACGGTCTACATTTGGAGCATGTGAAGATCTGCACGCCCTGGCTGGAGGCGGAAGACTATCCTGTCTTGTTAG GTTGTGCTGACCTTGGCGTATGTCTGCACAAGTCTTCCAGCGGTCTGGACCTGCCCATGAAGGTGGTGGACATGTTTGGATGCTGCCTGCCCGTGTGTGCCATCCACTTCCAGTG CCTAGAGGAGCTGGTGAAGCACGAGTTGAACGGTCTGATCTTCTCCAACAGCCCGCAGTTAGCCCAGCAGCTCAAG AGTCTCCTGTCAGACTTTCCCAGCTCTGACAGCAAACTGGGCACGTTCAGAAGGAACCTCCGTGCCAGCAGGGGGCAGCGCTGGGACGACAACTGGGACCAAAACGTCCTTCCGCTCTTGTCCTCATTGTCATCTTCTTCTTCTAGGTGA
- the eef2kmt gene encoding protein-lysine N-methyltransferase EEF2KMT, whose protein sequence is MMERAELNKDVPSRKQNRADIVKQFQSRFFATNRLVLFPWMFLQNELERSKSSDLILEILKQTCLHALCRKFPPSPRYRKCFLSELIRRVETAGCEPLDELYDALAEIVAAQEVAEGYRTYILPCGDPVSLLENVALISEGTTGLVTWEAALYMAEWALDHPQIFAGRNVLELGSGVGLTGVAVCRSCGPSSYVFTDCHQSVLQRLRENLSINGLNKTSTSRTRVSVQELDWTKVTEECLNDISADVVIAADVVYDPDVVVVLVQLLSKILKHGGGQVPTEVLICSTVRNPQTYAGFKRSLSVAGIGHRVMSGAVNHIFEYNRESEIELVQLFACQ, encoded by the exons ATGATGGAGCGGGCTGAGTTAAATAAAGACGTTCCctcaagaaaacaaaacagagcTGACATTGTTAAACAATTCCAGTCGCGGTTTTTCGCCACCAATCGCCTCGTATTATTCCCCTGGATG TTTTTACAAAATGAATTGGAACGCAGCAAATCATCTGACCTCATTTTAGAGATTCTCAAACAG ACATGTCTTCACGCACTGTGCCGGAAGTTCCCGCCGTCGCCACGATACAGGAAATGCTTTCTCTCCGAGCTCATAAGACGG GTGGAGACAGCAGGATGCGAACCTCTAGATGAGCTCTACGATGCTCTGGCGGAGATAGTGGCGGCCCAAGAGGTGGCCGAGGGATACCGGACCTACATATTG CCGTGCGGGGACCCTGTCAGCTTGTTGGAGAATGTGGCTTTAATCTCAGAGGGGACGACGGGTCTGGTTACATGGGAGGCGGCCCTTTACATGGCCGAGTGGGCCTTGGATCACCCGCAGATCTTTGCTGGAAG GAATGTTCTGGAGCTGGGCAGCGGTGTGGGTCTGACCGGCGTTGCCGTGTGTCGCTCGTGTGGTCCTTCCTCGTACGTCTTCACCGACTGTCACCAAAGTGTCCTCCAGAGACTCAGAGAAAACTTGAGCATCAACGGACTCAACAAAACTAGCACCAGCAGGACCCGAGTCAGCGTTCAAGAGCTGGACTGGACGAAGGTGACGGAGGAATGCTTGAATGACATCAGCGCAGACGTGGTCATAGCGGCAG ATGTGGTGTACGATCCTGACGTGGTTGTGGTTCTGGTCCAGCTTCTGTCCAAGATTTTAAAGCACGGTGGTGGTCAGGTTCCCACTGAGGTTCTCATCTGCTCCACTGTGAGGAATCCGCAGACTTACGCCGGCTTCAAGCGCAGTCTAA gtgtTGCTGGGATCGGCCACCGGGTGATGAGCGGCGCTGTCAATCACATCTTTGAGTACAACAGAGAGTCTGAAATAGAGCTTGTTCAATTGTTTGCGTGTCaataa
- the pigq gene encoding phosphatidylinositol N-acetylglucosaminyltransferase subunit Q: MVLKVFFPQCCNRAASGLLVGRWIPEHDSAVVLAVIHYPFIPSHVKRYIQQMAAESHVELSVLGSWSLPQEGEEGMDSFLKDLSTMFPQQRWLQISRRMGQKGFTCHLLGRTPPPKKVKKTEEEAEEESEEEEEKVIFVHYEQRKVMLSQLHPVQNGVPESKAALPSELRQVFYTVSSSGPLFFLDKYDDGPLKSTHWQSDGREGSIIVELLKQASVPLCVLLSRILAVWTWICSMRVFEVFPLPFLWSKFSSCVQLSYRTQHLKTLSSPKSSENHTQFIRKANMFVSILMDVGLGLLLASWLYRDDHISMISNMLVPTADHVAKELQDLLQWLMGAPAGLKMNRALDQVLGRFFLYHIHLWINYVQLLSPFMESILWYGGLSACLGLTFALSLLSDMVALLTFHIYCFYVYGARLYCLKIYGLSSLWRLFRGKKWNVLRQRVDSCSYDLDQLFLGTLLFTILLFLLPTTALYYLVFALLRLVIILFQGVIHLSVDFINSFPLFAIGLRVCRPYRLAEGVRFRVLSEEPGTALHLLMEINPLKSSAVVDTYRTPTYSCYPKDSWGALAKKLFVGELIYPWRHTSTKSHAAKTD; encoded by the exons ATGGTTCTGAAGGTGTTCTTCCCTCAATGCTGCAACCGCGCAGCCAGCGGTCTGCTGGTGGGCCGCTGGATTCCGGAGCACGACTCTGCCGTGGTGCTGGCCGTCATCCACTACCCGTTCATTCCCAGCCACGTCAAACGCTACATACAGCAG ATGGCAGCCGAGAGCCACGTGGAACTGTCTGTGTTGGGCTCGTGGAGTTTACCTCAGGAAGGCGAGGAGGGCATGGATAGCTTCCTGAAGGACCTGAGCACCATGTTCCCCCAGCAACGCTGGCTCCAAATCAGCCGCCGCATGGGCCAGAAAGGCTTCACCTGCCACCTCCTCGGACGCACTCCACCACCAAAAAAGGTGAAGAAGACTGAGGAGGAAGCGGAAGAGGAGagcgaagaagaggaggagaaggtgATCTTTGTCCACTACGAGCAGAGGAAGGTGATGTTGTCACAGCTTCATCCCGTCCAGAATGGTGTCCCCGAATCCAAAGCTGCTTTGCCGTCCGAGTTGAGACAG GTATTCTACACGGTGTCTAGCAGTGGCCCCCTATTTTTCTTGGACAAGTATGACGATGGTCCACTGAAGTCCACCCATTGGCAGTCTGACGGTCGAGAGGGAAGCATCATTGTGGAGCTTCTGAAACAGGCCTCTGTGCCGCTCTGCGTGCTCCTCAGCCGAATACTGGCCGTGTGGACTTGGATCTGCAGCATGCG GGTCTTTGAAGTTTTCCCGCTACCCTTTCTGTGGTCCAAGTTTTCGTCCTGTGTACAGCTCAGCTACAGGACCCAACACCTCAAGACTCTCAGCTCACCAAAATCGTCCGAGAATCACACACAGTTCATCAG AAAGGCCAACATGTTTGTTTCCATCCTGATGGATGTGGGTCTGGGTCTGTTGCTGGCCTCCTGGCTCTACAGAGATGACCATATTAGCATGATATCTAACATGCTCGTTCCCACTGCAGAC CATGTTGCTAAGGAGCTACAGGATCTGCTGCAGTGGCTAATGGGCGCCCCGGCTGGGCTAAAGATGAACCGGGCCCTGGACCAGGTGCTGGGCCGCTTCTTCCTCTATCACATTCACCTGTGGATCA ATTACGTGCAACTGTTGTCTCCGTTCATGGAGTCCATCCTGTGGTACGGCGGCCTGTCGGCGTGCCTGGGTTTGACCTTTGCCCTCTCTCTGCTGTCCGACATGGTGGCGCTGCTCACCTTCCACATCTACTGCTTCTACGTCTACGGAGCCAG GCTGTATTGCCTGAAGATCTACGGCCTATCTTCGCTATGGCGGCTCTTCAGGGGCAAGAAGTGGAACGTTCTGAGGCAAAGGGTCGACTCCTGCTCCTACGACCTGGATCAG CTATTCCTTGGTACGCTGCTGTTTACCATCCTACTCTTCCTGCTGCCCACCACAGCCCTCTACTACTTGGTCTTTGCACtg TTGCGTCTGGTGATTATACTGTTCCAGGGCGTCATCCACCTGAGTGTGGATTTCATCAACTCCTTCCCGCTCTTTGCCATCGGCCTTCGCGTGTGTCGTCCGTACAGACTCGCAG AGGGTGTGAGGTTCAGGGTGCTAAGTGAGGAGCCCGGAACTGCTCTTCACCTGCTCATGGAG ATTAACCCGCTGAAGAGCAGCGCTGTGGTTGACACGTACCGCACGCCCACttacagctgttaccccaagGACTCATGGGGCGCCCTGGCCAAGAAGCTGTTTGTCGGGGAGCTCATCTACCCATGGAGGCACACCAGCACCAAGAGCCACGCCGCCAAGACTGACTAA
- the rab40c gene encoding ras-related protein Rab-40C, with amino-acid sequence MGSQGSPVKSYDYLLKFLLVGDSDVGKGEILDSLQDGSAESPYAYSSGIDYKTTTILLDGRRVKLELWDTSGQGRFCTIFRSYSRGAQGILLVYDITNRWSFDGIDRWIREIDEHAPGVPRILVGNRLHLAFKRQVPTEQARAYAEKNGMTFFEVSPLCNFNVIESFTELSRIVLMRHGMEKFWKPNRVFSLQDLCCRAIVSCTPVHLIDKLPLPVAIKSHLKSFSMANGMNAVMMHGRSYSLANPAGGSKGNSLKRSKSIRPPQSPPQNCTRSNCKIS; translated from the exons ATGGGCAGCCAGGGCAGCCCGGTGAAAAGCTATGACTACCTGCTCAAGTTCCTGCTGGTGGGCGACAGCGACGTGGGCAAGGGCGAGATCCTGGACAGCCTGCAAGACGGCTCAGCCGAGTCGCCCTACGCCTACAGCAGCG gcaTCGACTACAAGACCACCACTATTCTTCTGGATGGCAGGAGGGTGAAGCTGGAGCTTTG GGACACGTCAGGACAAGGACGATTCTGCACCATTTTCCGCTCGTACTCGCGCGGCGCTCAG GGCATCCTACTGGTGTATGACATCACCAACCGCTGGTCCTTCGACGGCATCGACAGGTGGATCCGAGAGATTGACGAG CATGCGCCGGGCGTTCCGCGCATCCTGGTGGGCAACCGGCTGCACCTGGCCTTCAAGCGGCAGGTGCCCACCGAGCAGGCGCGAGCCTATGCCGAGAAGAACGGCATGACCTTCTTCGAGGTCAGCCCGCTGTGCAACTTCAACGTCATCGAGTCCTTCACTGAGCTGTCGCGCATCGTGCTCATGCGCCACGGCATGGAGAAGTTCTGGAAACCTAACCGAG TCTTCAGCCTGCAGGACCTGTGCTGCCGGGCCATCGTGTCGTGCACACCGGTCCACCTCATTGACAAGCTGCCGTTGCCCGTGGCCATCAAGTCGCACCTCAAGTCCTTCTCCATGGCCAACGGCATGAACGCCGTCATGATGCACGGACGCTCCTACTCACTGGCCAACCCGGCCGGCGGCTCCAAGGGCAACAGCCTCAAGCGCTCCAAGTCCATCCGGCCCCCGCAAAGTCCCCCGCAGAACTGCACGCGCAGCAACTGCAAGATCTCCTAA